The Exiguobacterium acetylicum genome includes a window with the following:
- a CDS encoding methyl-accepting chemotaxis protein: MPIFEGEEVVGVVKIASNITDRIDRVQGYAKSFQTLAEGLNLQSIQGSKEGNQLQETMNTISSETAENQQTFETLYAQAIEITKIADTIKEIAARTNLLSLNAAIEAARAGEHGKGFTVVASEVKNLSDLVGSAVVEVRTNTETMNRQIMAMMKKIEASHLEVASSLATVKETMQRFTAIEEVARQLEQQTEDFRSFI, translated from the coding sequence ATGCCGATTTTTGAAGGAGAAGAGGTCGTCGGTGTCGTCAAGATCGCCAGTAACATCACGGACCGGATCGACCGCGTGCAAGGATATGCGAAAAGCTTCCAGACGCTTGCTGAAGGGCTGAATCTGCAGTCGATTCAAGGATCGAAAGAGGGCAACCAACTTCAAGAGACGATGAACACGATTTCGAGTGAAACGGCAGAAAACCAACAGACGTTCGAAACGTTATATGCCCAAGCAATCGAGATCACGAAGATTGCTGATACGATCAAGGAGATTGCGGCCCGGACGAACCTGTTGTCACTTAACGCAGCAATCGAAGCGGCACGGGCTGGAGAACACGGTAAAGGCTTTACGGTCGTTGCAAGTGAAGTCAAAAACTTATCGGACCTAGTCGGCAGTGCAGTTGTCGAAGTGCGCACGAATACGGAAACGATGAATCGTCAAATCATGGCGATGATGAAAAAGATTGAAGCGTCCCATCTCGAAGTCGCGTCGAGTCTTGCGACGGTAAAAGAAACGATGCAACGCTTTACCGCAATCGAAGAGGTCGCACGACAACTCGAGCAGCAAACAGAGGATTTCCGGTCGTTCATTTAA
- a CDS encoding PAS domain S-box protein — MNETLPRRLLSPAILSSLEANVAMICFDRQRRVVDVNDLFAKTMKYKRDEMIGLQHHTFCTPEFANSREYQDF, encoded by the coding sequence ATGAATGAAACCTTACCGAGACGTTTACTCTCACCAGCGATTTTGTCGAGCCTTGAAGCAAACGTCGCAATGATCTGTTTTGATCGCCAACGACGCGTCGTCGACGTCAATGACTTGTTTGCGAAAACGATGAAATATAAACGAGACGAGATGATTGGCTTACAGCACCATACGTTTTGCACACCAGAATTCGCGAACAGCCGTGAATATCAGGACTTTTGA
- a CDS encoding class I SAM-dependent methyltransferase — protein sequence MKRFWNRFIDQQYAKPRGIIGASIGEIMVRQHHEEMKWTIDILNVQAGETFLELGTGAGHGIAYLLSQTDTKHVTGLDLSKTMVRSATFRNRQAIQANRATIQQADINHLKLLHETVDGIFSIHTVYFWESVDQTLQELYRALRPGGRFVLTYCDGKAGIEWLDLQKRIEQEFIPLAEQAGFKEIVLIRGPIIRSFHTVALVGYKR from the coding sequence ATGAAGCGATTTTGGAATAGATTCATCGATCAACAATATGCGAAACCACGAGGAATCATTGGAGCGTCAATTGGTGAGATCATGGTCCGGCAACATCATGAAGAAATGAAATGGACGATCGACATACTTAACGTTCAGGCAGGAGAAACTTTTCTAGAACTCGGTACAGGTGCGGGACATGGCATTGCCTATTTGCTTTCGCAAACAGATACGAAGCACGTTACAGGTCTCGATCTGTCAAAGACGATGGTCCGGTCAGCAACTTTTCGTAATCGGCAAGCGATTCAAGCAAACCGAGCGACGATTCAACAAGCCGATATTAATCATTTAAAATTACTCCATGAGACGGTCGACGGGATCTTTAGCATTCATACGGTATATTTTTGGGAATCCGTCGATCAGACATTACAAGAACTGTATCGCGCTTTACGACCAGGCGGGCGATTCGTTTTAACATACTGTGATGGAAAAGCAGGGATTGAGTGGTTAGATCTTCAAAAACGAATCGAACAGGAGTTCATTCCACTTGCTGAACAAGCCGGTTTCAAAGAGATCGTATTAATAAGAGGTCCAATCATTCGATCGTTTCATACGGTAGCGCTTGTGGGATATAAAAGATGA